One segment of Triticum aestivum cultivar Chinese Spring chromosome 2A, IWGSC CS RefSeq v2.1, whole genome shotgun sequence DNA contains the following:
- the LOC123186628 gene encoding lysine histidine transporter 2, whose amino-acid sequence MGTRVGAMGTRPAENHTSLPPKQDWRTVEERKIDDWLPVTASRNGKWWYSAFHNVTAMVGAGVLTLPYAMSELGWGPGVAVMTLSWMMTLYTLWQMVEMHEMVPGKRFDRYHELGQYAFGETLGLWIVVPQQLVVEISLDIVYMITGGKSLKKFHDLVCDGRCKDIKLSYFIMIFASAQFVISQLPNFDSIATISLAAALMSICYSTIAWGASVDKGKADDVDYSLRASTTSGMVFDFLGGLGQMAFSFSGHNVVLEIQASIPSTEETPSKKPMWKGVIVAYTIVLLCYFPVAFVGYWAFGNSIDDNILITLNTPKWLIAAANMMVVIHVIGSYQVYAMPVFDMMEMVLVRKMRFSPGWKLRLVSRSLFVAFTMFVGITFPFFGGLIGFFGGLAFAPTTYFLPCIIWLTVYKPRVFSLSWCANWFCIVGGVLLMVLGPIGGLRQIIMEAKTYQFYS is encoded by the exons CAGGATTGGAGGACTGTGGAGGAGAGAAAGATCGACGACTGGCTCCCGGTCACAGCATCGAGGAACGGCAAGTGGTGGTACTCGGCCTTCCACAATGTCACAGCCATGGTCGGCGCCGGCGTGCTCACCCTACCATATGCCATGTCCGAGCTCGGCTG GGGACCTGGCGTCGCGGTGATGACCCTGTCGTGGATGATGACGCTGTACACGCTGTGGCAAATGGTGGAGATGCACGAGATGGTGCCCGGGAAGCGGTTCGACAGGTACCACGAGCTGGGGCAGTACGCGTTCGGTGAGACGCTAGGGCTGTGGATCGTCGTGCCGCAGCAGCTCGTTGTCGAGATCAGCTTGGACATCGTGTACATGATCACCGGCGGCAAGTCACTCAAGAAGTTCCACGACCTCGTCTGCGACGGCAGGTGCAAGGACATAAAGCTCTCCTACTTCATCATGATCTTTGCGTCCGCCCAGTTCGTCATCTCGCAGCTCCCTAACTTCGACTCCATCGCCACcatctccctcgccgccgccctcaTGTCAATCTG CTACTCGACGATTGCTTGGGGCGCCTCGGTGGACAAGGGGAAAGCGGACGACGTGGACTACAGCCTACGGGCCTCCACTACCTCGGGGATGGTGTTCGACTTTCTGGGAGGCCTGGGACAGATGGCCTTCTCCTTCTCAGGCCACAACGTCGTGCTGGAGATCCAGGCCTCCATCCCGTCGACGGAGGAGACGCCGTCCAAGAAGCCCATGTGGAAGGGCGTGATCGTGGCCTACACCATCGTCTTGCTCTGCTACTTCCCGGTAGCTTTCGTCGGTTATTGGGCCTTCGGCAACAGCATCGACGACAACATCCTCATCACCCTCAACACGCCCAAGTGGCTCATCGCGGCCGCCAACATGATGGTCGTCATCCATGTCATCGGTAGCTACCAG GTTTACGCGATGCCGGTGTTTGACATGATGGAAATGGTGCTGGTGAGGAAGATGCGTTTCTCTCCCGGTTGGAAGCTCCGTTTGGTTTCTCGGAGCCTCTTTGTTG CGTTCACAATGTTCGTAGGCATCACCTTCCCCTTCTTCGGTGGGCTTATCGGATTCTTCGGTGGGCTCGCCTTTGCGCCCACAACTTATTTC CTTCCCTGCATCATCTGGCTCACGGTCTACAAGCCCAGGGTATTCAGCCTCTCATGGTGCGCCAACTGG TTCTGCATCGTTGGTGGGGTACTGCTGATGGTGCTTGGGCCCATTGGAGGGCTAAGGCAGATCATCATGGAGGCCAAGACATACCAATTCTACTCGTAG